One genomic segment of Ferroacidibacillus organovorans includes these proteins:
- a CDS encoding tRNA-binding protein yields MAADDALERKEGTTYDSFSALDVRVGKILTANLHPKAKKPAYQLTIDFGALGVKKSSAQLTVQYQPEDLIGRLVVAVVNFPPRVIGGFTSEVLVLGAVHEDGAVTLLTPERAVPLGAPIA; encoded by the coding sequence TTGGCAGCGGATGATGCCTTGGAGCGAAAAGAGGGGACGACCTACGATTCATTCTCCGCGCTTGATGTGCGGGTGGGAAAGATTCTTACGGCTAATCTTCATCCAAAAGCGAAAAAACCCGCCTATCAGCTGACAATCGACTTTGGCGCGCTTGGTGTCAAAAAGAGCTCGGCGCAACTCACGGTCCAATATCAACCAGAAGATCTGATCGGGCGTCTGGTCGTTGCCGTCGTGAATTTTCCACCGCGCGTGATTGGTGGATTCACTTCGGAAGTGCTGGTACTTGGCGCCGTGCATGAAGATGGGGCGGTTACTCTGCTCACGCCAGAGCGAGCGGTGCCGCTTGGCGCGCCGATTGCCTGA
- the hisIE gene encoding bifunctional phosphoribosyl-AMP cyclohydrolase/phosphoribosyl-ATP diphosphatase HisIE, protein MINVDFELDQIGYDRDGLVPVILQDAQTNAVLTLAYANREAVALTLETGETWLYSRSRKTLWNKGATSGNRQSIVSIHRDCDQDALLYRVLPSGPACHTGSYSCFDGVIKEPAYSVLAALEALIDLRYKERPEGAYTTYLFEKGIDKILKKLGEETSEVILAAKNNDPSEIRYEAADLLYHLFVTLRQMGIPLSDVLEELSTRYERPRKNE, encoded by the coding sequence ATGATAAACGTTGATTTTGAACTGGATCAGATCGGCTATGACCGTGACGGACTTGTTCCAGTGATCTTGCAGGATGCACAGACCAACGCGGTTCTGACACTTGCCTACGCGAATCGCGAGGCTGTCGCCCTGACGCTTGAGACGGGTGAGACGTGGCTTTACAGTCGTTCCCGAAAAACGCTCTGGAATAAAGGCGCGACATCTGGCAATCGCCAATCGATTGTTTCGATACATCGCGACTGTGATCAGGATGCACTTTTATATCGCGTCTTGCCAAGCGGACCAGCCTGCCACACAGGCTCTTACTCTTGTTTTGACGGTGTAATAAAGGAGCCGGCTTACAGCGTGCTCGCAGCGCTTGAGGCACTGATCGATCTGCGCTACAAGGAGCGGCCAGAAGGAGCGTACACGACCTATCTGTTTGAAAAGGGCATCGACAAGATTCTCAAAAAGCTTGGAGAAGAAACGTCTGAAGTCATTCTCGCCGCCAAAAATAACGATCCCTCAGAGATTCGTTATGAAGCGGCTGACTTGCTGTATCATCTGTTTGTCACGCTGAGACAAATGGGAATCCCGCTGTCAGATGTTCTTGAAGAACTGTCCACGCGTTACGAACGGCCACGTAAAAATGAGTAG
- the hisG gene encoding ATP phosphoribosyltransferase, with protein sequence MLTVALAKGRILDDTIQRLRAAGFSPPEELLGTRKLVLEDEEHPLRYLLAKPSDVPVYVEHGAADLGVVGKDVLYETQADVHELIDLQDGRCRIVVAGQSGLDVKRVTRVATKYPRYAQDYFRTLGRQIEIIPLTGSVELAPIIGLSDCIVDLVETGRTLKENGLIELVSLHDISTRLIANRRSYQVRGSEVDDVVSRIRRSLCEGSVAR encoded by the coding sequence ATGCTGACGGTCGCACTCGCAAAAGGACGCATTCTCGATGATACAATACAGCGTTTGCGAGCCGCCGGATTTTCGCCGCCGGAGGAGTTGCTTGGCACGCGCAAACTGGTGCTTGAAGATGAAGAGCACCCTTTGCGCTACTTGTTGGCAAAGCCGTCTGACGTGCCTGTGTATGTCGAACACGGCGCCGCGGATCTCGGGGTTGTGGGCAAGGACGTGCTCTATGAGACGCAGGCTGATGTCCATGAGTTGATCGATTTGCAGGATGGTCGCTGTCGCATTGTTGTGGCAGGCCAGTCAGGGCTTGACGTCAAGCGGGTGACGCGAGTCGCCACAAAATATCCGCGCTATGCGCAAGACTATTTTCGGACACTCGGCCGCCAGATCGAGATCATACCGCTGACTGGCAGCGTGGAACTGGCGCCGATCATCGGTCTATCAGACTGCATCGTGGACCTGGTTGAGACTGGGCGCACGCTGAAGGAAAATGGGTTGATTGAACTTGTGTCTCTGCATGACATTTCGACGCGTCTCATTGCCAATCGACGCAGCTATCAAGTTCGCGGAAGCGAAGTGGACGATGTCGTTTCGCGTATCCGCCGTTCGCTATGTGAAGGAAGTGTTGCGCGGTGA
- a CDS encoding PucR family transcriptional regulator, translated as MSYIRELERVFAGRLSIRNEPPEAFQAEPFDEMVHGCTVRDQRCFAWVEQGKRHYVTYPVSNLTKTEEALLYLLLTNRHEEMVEKPRWQEEIHAALREAPEPFPRAIRIEDEVEETPVPWSWPVHLVGVRPHDAPKENTRQELQSALNSLAEASSGELYVTYDQALVVCVLPVHADEDAQGPKETAEALVDGLASESFIDARAVYSGAVRSLPELLLTLRRMLFVAMTAEALTPELRVLTVQGLGVYELLFGLRPHLRQAYAAHTITPSVTMTLGAELEQTVMTFVACDLNMSETARKLYLHRNSLLYRIERIRELTGYDVRRFADAVTVWAALLLRKL; from the coding sequence ATGAGCTATATTCGCGAACTCGAACGCGTTTTTGCGGGACGTCTGTCGATTAGAAATGAGCCTCCGGAAGCATTTCAGGCAGAGCCGTTTGACGAGATGGTGCACGGATGCACCGTGCGTGACCAACGCTGTTTTGCCTGGGTGGAACAGGGCAAGAGACACTATGTGACGTATCCTGTTTCGAATTTGACGAAAACGGAAGAGGCGCTGCTATACCTATTGCTCACAAACCGCCATGAGGAAATGGTGGAGAAACCGCGGTGGCAAGAAGAGATTCACGCCGCACTGCGAGAGGCGCCGGAGCCATTTCCGCGCGCGATCCGGATTGAGGATGAGGTTGAAGAAACGCCTGTTCCGTGGAGTTGGCCTGTCCATCTGGTTGGCGTGCGGCCTCACGATGCGCCGAAAGAAAACACGCGACAGGAACTGCAAAGCGCATTGAACTCGCTTGCCGAAGCGTCTTCCGGTGAGTTGTATGTCACCTATGACCAAGCGCTTGTCGTGTGCGTCTTGCCTGTGCATGCGGATGAGGATGCACAGGGCCCAAAAGAGACGGCTGAGGCGCTTGTCGACGGGCTCGCCTCAGAATCATTCATCGATGCGCGAGCGGTGTACAGCGGGGCAGTGCGCAGTCTGCCGGAACTGCTTCTTACGCTACGACGGATGCTTTTTGTCGCGATGACAGCGGAAGCACTCACGCCGGAATTGCGGGTTCTCACTGTGCAGGGATTGGGCGTTTATGAGCTGCTGTTTGGCCTTCGCCCGCATTTGCGTCAGGCGTATGCGGCGCATACGATCACGCCGTCGGTCACGATGACGCTTGGGGCGGAACTTGAGCAGACGGTCATGACGTTTGTTGCATGTGATTTGAACATGAGCGAAACCGCGCGCAAACTCTACTTGCACCGCAACAGCTTGCTGTACCGGATTGAACGCATCCGGGAATTGACTGGCTATGATGTTCGTCGATTTGCCGATGCGGTGACGGTGTGGGCGGCTCTTCTCCTGCGCAAACTTTGA
- a CDS encoding carboxyltransferase domain-containing protein: MARRLPEMRVTWFGDEAVLVEGVPHDLRHALVVAKRPGWLREIVCVGSEAMLYLQVSPRIREDLFCRETLYAMICAWLNDTKQGKTVTAMRSAKTHVCTVRYGGADTDLDEVAQRVGLSAPDVIALHVKPTYIVDAAGFVPGFAYLKGLLQTLHLPRKAVPRAQVFSGAVAIAAGYTGIYLQPARGGGGLWECLSILRPLHCGSGTLNLPRFWNLATAWCFAQPTRSKVGRL; this comes from the coding sequence TTGGCGCGCCGATTGCCTGAGATGCGCGTCACGTGGTTTGGCGACGAGGCGGTGCTCGTTGAGGGAGTCCCTCACGATTTGCGCCATGCATTGGTGGTTGCAAAGCGTCCAGGCTGGTTGCGGGAGATCGTGTGCGTGGGGAGTGAGGCGATGCTTTATCTACAGGTGTCGCCTCGCATCCGTGAAGACCTCTTTTGCCGGGAGACGCTTTATGCAATGATCTGCGCGTGGCTAAACGATACAAAACAAGGTAAAACAGTGACAGCAATGCGTTCAGCAAAGACGCATGTGTGCACTGTGCGCTATGGCGGTGCCGATACGGATCTGGATGAGGTTGCGCAGCGTGTCGGGCTTTCCGCCCCAGACGTGATTGCGCTTCATGTCAAACCGACGTACATCGTGGATGCCGCGGGTTTTGTTCCGGGATTTGCTTATTTAAAAGGCCTTTTGCAAACGCTTCATCTGCCTCGCAAGGCCGTTCCGCGCGCGCAGGTGTTTTCTGGCGCGGTGGCGATTGCTGCCGGATACACGGGAATCTACCTTCAGCCAGCGCGGGGGGGTGGTGGATTGTGGGAATGCTTGTCGATCCTGCGCCCTCTTCACTGTGGCAGTGGAACGCTGAATCTCCCGCGCTTTTGGAATTTGGCGACCGCGTGGTGTTTCGCTCAGCCGACGCGTAGCAAAGTGGGGAGGCTTTGA
- a CDS encoding acyltransferase, which produces METRRLYVYRLPEQAGKEPCNPLYRLYETMPFFRVLKAVLIQRIIRICPSLSLKNTIYRRLLGVQIGAHTAIALDVTLDVLRPDWISIGRNCVIGFRTTILTHEYLVREYRFGRVAIGDEVMIGANSTILAGVSIGDGSVIGAGSVVTTDIPPGVFAAGVPARIVRSLTAARTE; this is translated from the coding sequence ATGGAGACGCGCAGGTTATATGTCTATCGCTTACCTGAACAAGCCGGAAAAGAACCCTGTAATCCACTGTATCGTCTCTATGAGACGATGCCTTTTTTTCGTGTCCTGAAGGCTGTGCTTATCCAACGAATCATTCGCATTTGTCCCAGTCTGTCGCTAAAAAACACGATCTATCGACGGCTGCTTGGGGTGCAAATTGGTGCGCATACAGCGATTGCGCTTGATGTGACGCTCGATGTGCTAAGACCTGACTGGATTTCTATTGGACGAAACTGTGTCATCGGATTCCGAACAACGATCCTCACACATGAATACCTCGTTCGAGAGTACCGCTTCGGAAGGGTTGCCATTGGCGATGAGGTAATGATTGGAGCGAATTCAACGATCCTCGCGGGTGTTTCGATTGGAGATGGCAGCGTCATTGGGGCCGGCTCCGTTGTGACGACAGATATCCCGCCTGGCGTATTTGCGGCAGGTGTGCCTGCGCGTATTGTCCGCTCATTGACAGCGGCAAGGACCGAGTGA
- the hprK gene encoding HPr(Ser) kinase/phosphatase has product MSGFVTVAQLVEELSLELIGSGIGLARTINSEEINRPGLGLAGFLVYYPADRVQVLGRTELAFLNSIDAMDARERLSRICSFEQTPCIVVTRNQEISDELREEAERCGIPLLRTRLSTPKFIAQITTFLELHLAPETLVHGVLVDVYGIGILMTGSSGIGKSETALELLKRGHRMVADDAVEIRQISEDTLVGMAPPLLQHLLEIRGLGVLNAMTLFGAGAIRTHKKIEMIIELEAWQDDRSYDRLGLDEEKRRILDVDLTCLIIPVRPGRNLAIIIEVAAMNQRLKRMGYNAARELSEKLMSSMDAHED; this is encoded by the coding sequence ATGAGCGGGTTTGTCACTGTCGCTCAGCTCGTGGAAGAGTTGAGTCTCGAACTGATTGGCAGCGGAATCGGTTTGGCCCGGACGATCAACTCTGAGGAGATCAATCGTCCGGGGCTTGGACTCGCTGGATTTCTCGTTTACTATCCAGCGGATCGTGTGCAGGTGCTGGGACGCACAGAACTTGCTTTCCTAAACTCCATTGACGCGATGGATGCGCGTGAACGGTTGAGCCGGATCTGCAGTTTTGAACAGACTCCTTGTATCGTTGTGACGCGCAACCAGGAAATTTCAGATGAACTGCGTGAAGAGGCGGAACGATGTGGCATTCCGCTTCTTCGGACGCGACTCTCGACACCAAAATTTATCGCCCAGATCACAACCTTTCTTGAACTCCACCTCGCCCCAGAGACGCTCGTCCACGGGGTGCTGGTGGACGTGTATGGGATCGGCATCTTGATGACCGGATCAAGCGGTATAGGCAAGAGCGAGACGGCGCTTGAACTACTAAAGCGCGGTCACCGCATGGTGGCAGATGACGCCGTGGAGATTCGCCAGATTTCTGAGGACACGTTGGTGGGGATGGCGCCGCCCCTTTTGCAGCATCTGTTGGAGATTCGCGGACTTGGCGTGCTAAACGCGATGACCTTGTTTGGCGCAGGCGCGATTCGCACGCACAAGAAGATTGAGATGATTATCGAACTCGAGGCGTGGCAAGATGATCGATCGTATGACAGGCTAGGACTGGATGAAGAGAAACGGCGTATTCTCGATGTGGATTTGACTTGCCTGATCATCCCTGTGCGACCAGGTCGAAACCTTGCGATCATCATCGAAGTGGCGGCGATGAATCAGCGTCTTAAGCGCATGGGATATAACGCGGCGCGTGAGCTCTCGGAGAAATTGATGTCCTCCATGGACGCCCACGAAGATTAG
- a CDS encoding ABC transporter ATP-binding protein has product MAEVILKNVYKRYSGNVVAVTDFNLEIADKEFIVLVGPSGCGKSTTLRMIAGLEEISDGDLMIGQRRMNDVAPKDRDIAMVFQNYALYPHMTVYQNMAFGLKLRRFPKAEIDKRVRDAAQILDITHLLTRKPKALSGGQRQRVALGRAIVREPQAFLMDEPLSNLDAKLRVAMRTEISKLHKRLQTTFIYVTHDQTEAMTMGDRIVVMKDGFIQQVATPQEIYNHPRNLFVAGFIGSPSMNFINGRVEEQNGKLLFVATGLSLEIPEGRHEAVRAAGAVGKEMVLGIRPEHIHDEPVYMETYPGGVFEAVIEVVEHMGSEMYLMMDLSGQQVTGRIVARSDVHASEKVKLAMDMSKIHMFDKETELSIL; this is encoded by the coding sequence TTGGCAGAAGTAATTTTGAAAAATGTATACAAACGGTATTCTGGTAACGTTGTCGCGGTGACAGATTTTAATCTTGAGATTGCAGATAAAGAGTTTATCGTCCTGGTCGGTCCATCGGGTTGTGGTAAATCCACCACACTTCGCATGATCGCGGGACTCGAAGAGATTTCAGATGGCGATTTGATGATTGGGCAGCGCCGAATGAATGACGTCGCCCCAAAAGATCGCGATATCGCGATGGTGTTTCAGAACTACGCGCTCTACCCGCACATGACGGTGTATCAAAACATGGCGTTCGGACTCAAACTGCGGCGTTTCCCAAAAGCTGAGATTGACAAGCGCGTGCGCGATGCGGCACAAATCCTCGATATCACGCACCTGTTGACGAGAAAGCCAAAAGCGCTCTCTGGCGGTCAACGCCAGCGCGTCGCGCTGGGGCGTGCGATTGTTCGCGAACCGCAGGCCTTTTTGATGGACGAGCCACTCTCAAACCTTGACGCAAAGTTGCGCGTCGCGATGCGCACAGAGATCAGCAAACTTCACAAGCGACTGCAAACGACATTCATCTATGTCACACATGACCAGACCGAAGCGATGACGATGGGTGATCGCATTGTTGTCATGAAAGATGGTTTCATTCAACAGGTGGCGACTCCACAAGAGATCTACAATCATCCGCGCAATCTGTTTGTGGCCGGATTTATCGGATCCCCGTCGATGAACTTTATCAATGGCCGAGTGGAGGAGCAAAACGGCAAACTGCTCTTTGTTGCAACTGGCCTGTCGCTGGAAATTCCGGAGGGACGACATGAAGCGGTGCGCGCAGCGGGTGCGGTCGGAAAAGAAATGGTGCTCGGCATCCGTCCGGAACACATCCACGATGAGCCTGTCTACATGGAGACCTACCCAGGCGGTGTGTTTGAAGCGGTAATCGAAGTGGTTGAACACATGGGATCGGAAATGTACTTGATGATGGATCTCAGTGGGCAGCAGGTGACGGGGCGGATCGTTGCACGCAGCGACGTTCACGCGTCGGAGAAGGTGAAACTTGCGATGGATATGAGCAAGATTCACATGTTTGACAAGGAGACAGAACTGTCGATTCTGTGA
- the hisF gene encoding imidazole glycerol phosphate synthase subunit HisF translates to MITKRIIPCFDVRHGRVVKFQSFFANERDAGDPVVLAKRYDEQGADELVMLDISATHEGRRTMLDIVRETAAQVFIPFTVGGGIGSVEEVRDVLRAGADKVSLNSAAVKNPELISESAKRFGSQCVVIAIDAKRRADQSWDVLVSGGRSNTGKDAVAWAREVQERGAGELLVTSFDEDGQRDGYDLALTRAIADAVSIPVIASGGAGRANHFYDVFTEGKADAALAASIFHFSETSIPEVKKHLRERGIAVR, encoded by the coding sequence GTGATTACGAAGCGAATTATCCCGTGTTTTGATGTGCGGCATGGACGCGTGGTGAAGTTTCAGTCCTTTTTTGCGAATGAGCGAGATGCCGGAGATCCAGTCGTCCTTGCTAAAAGATATGATGAACAGGGTGCAGATGAACTTGTGATGCTCGACATTTCGGCAACTCACGAGGGAAGGCGGACGATGCTTGACATTGTGCGCGAGACGGCTGCCCAGGTTTTTATTCCTTTTACTGTCGGCGGCGGGATCGGATCGGTCGAAGAAGTTCGCGATGTCCTGCGGGCGGGGGCAGACAAAGTTTCGCTCAACTCGGCTGCAGTCAAAAACCCTGAATTGATCTCGGAGTCGGCGAAGCGTTTCGGGTCGCAGTGTGTCGTGATTGCGATTGACGCTAAACGGAGGGCGGATCAATCGTGGGATGTGCTCGTGAGTGGTGGCCGCAGCAACACGGGAAAGGATGCCGTCGCGTGGGCCAGGGAAGTGCAGGAGCGCGGTGCAGGAGAACTGCTTGTCACAAGTTTTGATGAGGACGGGCAACGCGACGGCTACGATTTGGCGCTTACCCGTGCGATTGCGGATGCAGTGAGCATTCCTGTCATCGCCTCTGGCGGCGCGGGGCGTGCAAATCATTTTTATGATGTATTCACAGAAGGCAAGGCCGATGCTGCGCTTGCCGCATCCATTTTTCATTTTTCGGAAACATCGATTCCGGAAGTTAAAAAACATCTTCGCGAAAGGGGGATTGCAGTTCGATGA
- a CDS encoding ABC transporter ATP-binding protein, which translates to MTDAQTAEQTKAVADENMPLLVVRDLKKHFPIKKGLIQRTVGHVRAVDGVSLSVDKGETFGLVGESGCGKSTTGRSILRLIEPTEGEILFEGRDIRKMGTAEMRRMRRKMQIVFQDPYASLNPRYTVRQVLEEPMLIHNLYSSAAERKKRVSQLMETVGLSPSRMERYPHEFSGGQRQRIGIARALAVDPKLIIADEPVSALDVSVQSQVLNLLDDLQKELGLAYVFIAHDLSVVKHISDRIGVMYLGRMVELSPADDLYSDPLHPYSQALLSAVPVPDPEAKRERIILQGDLPSPSKPPTGCPFHPRCKDAKDICKTAVPTWEEIRPNHFVACHLYA; encoded by the coding sequence ATGACGGATGCACAAACCGCGGAACAGACCAAAGCGGTTGCTGACGAGAACATGCCGCTGCTTGTCGTGCGTGATTTAAAAAAACACTTTCCGATAAAAAAGGGACTTATCCAGCGTACGGTCGGGCACGTTCGCGCGGTGGACGGCGTCAGCCTGAGCGTTGACAAGGGTGAGACGTTCGGTTTGGTAGGAGAGAGCGGTTGCGGCAAATCAACGACAGGGCGTTCGATTCTTCGCTTGATTGAGCCGACAGAGGGAGAAATTCTCTTTGAAGGCCGCGACATTCGCAAGATGGGTACGGCAGAGATGCGTCGCATGCGCCGCAAGATGCAGATCGTGTTTCAGGATCCATACGCATCGCTCAATCCGCGCTATACAGTGCGTCAGGTGCTCGAAGAACCGATGTTGATCCACAATCTCTACTCTTCTGCGGCAGAGCGCAAAAAACGTGTCAGCCAGTTGATGGAGACTGTGGGATTATCTCCTTCACGCATGGAGCGCTATCCACACGAGTTTTCTGGCGGTCAACGCCAGCGCATTGGCATCGCGCGCGCCCTCGCTGTGGATCCCAAACTGATCATCGCAGACGAACCCGTCTCGGCGCTTGACGTTTCTGTGCAGTCACAGGTGCTGAATCTGCTTGATGACCTGCAAAAAGAACTTGGGCTCGCCTATGTGTTTATCGCGCATGATCTGAGCGTCGTGAAGCATATCAGTGATCGCATCGGCGTTATGTATCTTGGTCGCATGGTGGAACTTTCTCCGGCGGATGATCTTTATTCCGACCCGCTTCACCCGTATTCGCAGGCGCTTCTTTCAGCGGTACCTGTTCCAGATCCTGAGGCAAAGCGCGAGCGGATCATTTTGCAAGGGGATCTACCAAGCCCCTCAAAGCCTCCGACTGGCTGTCCGTTTCACCCGCGCTGCAAAGACGCCAAAGACATTTGCAAAACGGCGGTACCGACGTGGGAAGAGATCCGTCCCAACCACTTTGTGGCATGCCATCTATACGCTTAA
- a CDS encoding ABC transporter ATP-binding protein — protein MSTILSVEHLTTSFGTASGYVPAIDDVSFHIDKGETLGIVGESGCGKSVTSLSIMKLLTANGKIQSGSIMFEDRDLVKLSEADMRKVRGNDIAMIFQEPMTSLNPVHKIGKQITESLRIHKGMRGQAARARAIELLNLVGIPRAAEIVDEYPHRLSGGMRQRVMIAIAMACDPKLLIADEPTTALDVTIQAQILDLMRKLKAERQMAMMLITHDLGVVAEMCDRVVVMYAGKVVEQGNVRDIFRNPTHPYTIGLLNSIPKLEERKARLDSIPGAVPSIENMPAGCRFAARCEHATQRCADADPGLRDVSKDHQARCVLVG, from the coding sequence ATGTCTACCATTTTATCTGTGGAACATTTAACAACAAGTTTTGGAACGGCGAGTGGCTATGTGCCAGCGATTGACGATGTCAGTTTTCACATTGACAAAGGTGAAACGCTTGGCATTGTGGGTGAGTCTGGTTGTGGGAAGAGCGTTACGTCGCTTTCGATCATGAAACTGCTTACGGCAAATGGTAAGATTCAATCCGGCAGCATCATGTTTGAAGACCGCGATCTCGTGAAACTGTCTGAGGCCGATATGCGCAAAGTGCGGGGAAATGACATCGCGATGATCTTTCAAGAGCCGATGACATCGCTCAATCCAGTGCACAAGATCGGCAAGCAGATCACCGAGTCACTGCGCATTCACAAGGGCATGCGCGGGCAAGCGGCGCGGGCGAGAGCGATCGAACTTCTCAATCTGGTCGGGATACCACGCGCTGCAGAGATTGTGGACGAATACCCACACCGTCTCTCCGGCGGTATGCGGCAACGCGTCATGATCGCGATTGCGATGGCGTGTGATCCAAAGTTGCTGATTGCGGACGAACCGACGACAGCGCTTGACGTGACCATTCAGGCGCAAATTCTTGACCTGATGAGAAAGCTGAAAGCAGAGCGCCAGATGGCCATGATGCTGATTACGCACGACCTTGGCGTCGTTGCGGAAATGTGTGATCGAGTCGTCGTCATGTATGCGGGAAAAGTCGTTGAACAAGGGAATGTACGCGATATTTTCCGCAATCCGACGCATCCTTATACAATTGGGCTTTTAAATTCGATTCCCAAGCTCGAAGAGCGTAAAGCGCGCCTTGACTCGATTCCGGGCGCCGTACCGAGCATTGAGAACATGCCGGCGGGTTGTCGCTTTGCGGCGCGCTGTGAGCATGCGACACAGCGGTGCGCAGATGCAGATCCAGGGTTGCGCGACGTAAGTAAGGACCATCAAGCACGCTGCGTGCTGGTCGGATAA
- the hisH gene encoding imidazole glycerol phosphate synthase subunit HisH encodes MIGILDYGVGNLFSVKKAFDYLGEPALIVQSPSELDALDRLLIPGVGAFGDAMELLHERDLVTAIQAFAASNRPLLGICLGMQLLFDASTEHGDHAGLGLLPGRVERIPGPHKIPQVGWNQLTPTRRHPLTRSLEGEAYAYFVHSYYVRVADDSILLATAEYGVDVPAIVAQKNIVGMQFHPEKSSNTGLKLLKQFAVYPDQNRLVSDDTRSKASV; translated from the coding sequence GTGATCGGTATCCTCGATTATGGTGTCGGGAATCTGTTTAGTGTAAAAAAGGCGTTTGACTATCTGGGCGAACCAGCTTTGATCGTGCAATCCCCGTCTGAGCTTGACGCATTGGATCGCCTGTTGATTCCTGGTGTTGGCGCGTTTGGCGATGCGATGGAATTGCTTCATGAGCGCGATCTCGTGACCGCGATTCAGGCGTTCGCCGCGTCAAACCGACCGCTTCTTGGCATCTGTCTTGGCATGCAGTTGCTCTTTGACGCAAGCACTGAGCACGGTGATCACGCGGGACTTGGACTCTTGCCAGGCCGCGTCGAGCGCATTCCAGGACCGCATAAAATTCCTCAGGTAGGATGGAACCAACTGACACCCACGCGTCGGCATCCACTCACCCGCTCACTCGAGGGCGAAGCCTATGCGTATTTTGTCCACAGTTACTATGTGCGCGTCGCAGATGATTCGATCCTTCTTGCAACAGCGGAATACGGTGTCGATGTACCGGCGATCGTTGCACAGAAGAACATTGTCGGCATGCAGTTTCATCCGGAAAAGAGTTCAAATACAGGTCTTAAACTTTTGAAACAGTTTGCCGTCTACCCGGATCAAAACCGTCTGGTGAGCGATGATACGAGGTCTAAAGCATCGGTGTAA
- a CDS encoding HisA/HisF-related TIM barrel protein: MYILPAIDLLQGDAVRLYQGDYAQVTSYGDPRKLAKSYKENGATHLHIVDLDAARSGTRTAQSAACIREIIEETDLRIELGGGIRTDADIEYWLKLGVWRVILGTVAARSPEVAGRYRKTYGNSVTVGIDARNGRVATGGWLAEEALEANALATTLRELGFDDCIHTDIAKDGTLAGASLERSLELARDSGLSVIVSGGVKDLDDVRRIMACADAGIAGVILGKALLDGRLSLRDAVSLNSGEV, encoded by the coding sequence GTGTACATTTTGCCCGCGATTGACCTCCTTCAGGGGGATGCGGTTCGCCTCTATCAAGGCGATTACGCGCAGGTCACATCCTACGGTGACCCGCGCAAGCTTGCGAAAAGCTATAAAGAGAATGGTGCTACACATCTGCACATTGTTGATTTGGACGCGGCGCGCAGTGGCACTCGCACTGCGCAATCTGCAGCGTGCATCCGCGAGATTATCGAAGAAACAGATCTTCGCATTGAACTTGGTGGCGGCATTCGAACGGACGCAGATATCGAGTACTGGCTGAAGCTTGGCGTATGGCGGGTGATCCTTGGCACGGTTGCGGCACGGTCACCAGAAGTTGCGGGACGCTACCGCAAAACGTATGGAAACAGCGTCACGGTTGGAATCGACGCGCGCAACGGAAGGGTTGCGACAGGCGGATGGCTTGCGGAAGAAGCGCTTGAGGCAAACGCGCTCGCGACAACGCTGCGCGAACTTGGATTTGATGACTGCATCCATACGGACATCGCAAAAGACGGAACACTCGCTGGCGCCTCCCTGGAGCGCTCTTTGGAACTCGCCAGAGACTCGGGGTTGTCTGTGATCGTATCTGGCGGCGTTAAAGATCTGGATGATGTGAGACGGATCATGGCGTGCGCAGACGCGGGGATTGCGGGCGTGATCCTGGGAAAAGCGCTGCTCGACGGACGGCTGTCGCTGCGTGACGCAGTGAGTCTTAACAGCGGGGAGGTGTAA